GGCGGACACGCCGTGGCTCGACCCGGCCAGCCGGGCCGTCGTCGAACGCGCGATCGCCGAAGAACAGGCTCAGCTGCCGAAGCCAGCCGCTCGCCCGGTGCGGGACGTGCTGCGGTCCAAGGCGGTGCTGGTGCTGTCCGCGCAGTATCTGTTGTGGAGCATCGGTGTCTACGGGTTCGTGTTCTGGCTCCCTTCGATCGTCAAAGCGGGCTCCTCAGCCGGAATCGGCGCGACCGGTCTGCTCTCGGCTATTCCGTATGCCTTCGCGGTGGTCGGGATGCTGGTCAACTCGCGCGGCTCGGACCGCTCCGGGGCACGCCGCCGGTACGTGTGGCCGTGGCTGCTCGGCGGCGCGGTCGCGTTCTACGGGTCGTACCTGCTGGGGCAGCACCACTTCTGGTGGGCTTTTGTGCTGCTGGCCATCGCCGCGGTGGCGCTCTACGCGCCATATGGACCGTTCTTCGCGATGATTTCGGAGCTGTTGCCGCAGCGGACCGCCGCGGTCGCGGTGGCGGTGGTGAACGCGGCGGGCGCGCTGGGCGGCTTTCTCGGCACCTATCTGGTCGGCTGGCTCGAGAACGCGACCGGCAGCACGGCTGCGGCGTTCCTGATGCTGGCAGGGACAATGGCCGCGGCCGCGGTGCTGGTCCTCGCGGTGCCGGTGAAGGCGCCAGGGCCGGTTGCGGCGGAAGTTTCGGTGAAGGCGAAGGAAAGGCGAGTATGACTGCGCGGGTACTGGTTCCCTGGTCTGACATTTCGGTTCCCGTCGGGTTGGATGCGATGGTGTGGGACGGCCGGGGCGCGCCGCCGGACGGCCTGTCCGACGTCGAGTTCTACGTCCTGCCTTACGACCAGGGCGCGGAGCCGGCCAAATTGATCTCGCAGTTGCCGTCGTTGCGTGCGGTGCAGACGCTATCGGCTGGGTACGACAATCTGCTCGCGCTCGTTCCGGAGGGGGTCCGGCTGGCGAACGGCCGGGGCCTGCACGACCTGAGCGTCGCCGAGCACACGTTGGCGCTGATCCTTGCCTCGCAACGGTATTTCCCGCGTTGGTTCGCGCAGCAACGGAGCGGTTCATGGGACCGGGCGCACACCCGCTCGCTGGCGGACTGCCGGGTTCTGCTGGTCGGCTACGGTTCGATCGGACAGGCGATCGAGCGGTACCTGGTCGCCGGCGAGGCCGAGGTGGTGCGTGTCGCGAGCACGGCGCGAGAGGGCGTGCACGGCATCGCCGAGCTGCCGGAACTGTTGCCTGCGGCCGACATCGTCGTGCTGGTGCTCCCCGACACTCCGCAGACGCGCGGGCTTTTCGGAGCGGAGCAGCTCGCGCTGCTGCCGGACTCCGCGTTGGTGGTGAACGTTGGCCGGGGCACCGCGGTGGACACGGCCGCACTCACCGCCGAGGTCGCGGCCGGGCGGTTGCGCGCCGCACTCGACGTCGTGGATCCGGAGCCGCTGCCCGCCGAACATCCATTGTGGACTCTTGACGGGGCGATCGTCACCCCGCACATCGCGGGCGGTTCGGATTCGTTCTACCCGCGCGCGAAGCGGCTGGCGGAGCGGCAGCTCGCGCACTATGCCAAGGGCGAGCCGCTGGAGAACGTCGTCAACTGAGCACTTCCCGGACGGCGGGCTGGCTGGGCGGGCCGCGTCCGGGGGGCTGTCCGTGAAGGGCCCCTTGAGGGACTTGGATTCCCTCAAGGGGCCCTTCGCGGACGCCGGATGCCCGGCGTGCGTGAAGAGTCCCTACAGTCGGCCGCGGCCAGCGCGTCCGCTGGCCGCGGGGCGGTTCTCGGCGGGGTCTCGCGGGTGGGGTTTCCGCAGTTCGGCAGGGTCGTACGAGGTCAACCCTCCGCAACCCGATTCAGCCTTCTGACCCCTGAACGAAGGACAAAAGTGCAGTCGGGGGACCACTGACAGTGCGCATGTGAGCCCTGTGTATGCTTCGCCATCGCTTGGCTGGGTGGATTCTTCACCCGAATTGGTGGCCGCCGTGATCGGGGAGATGTGGTCTCACGCGGTCCGACGTTCGTGGTTCGGGACTTGATGGGAGAAAGCATGCACGGCAGGTCGATTCTGGTACGGGGAGGGGCCGCGACCATCGCCGCGGCTGCGGCGCTGATGATCGCCGCACCGGCCTCGTTCGCTGACGACACTCCGCAGGCGCGCAGCGGCGCGGCTGCGGGCACGGTGGTGCACGGCGGCGCTTCGGGTTACGGCGTCAACATGGTCGGCGGCAAGGACGCGCTGCAGACGACGCTGTTCAACCTGCAGCTGGCCGATGGCGGCATTTCGAAGATGTACTGCGTGCAGGTCGACGTCAGCACGACGTTCGGCGAAGAGATGACCGAGCACGCGTGGAACGACTACCCCGACCCGAAGTCGCCGTTCCGCAAGAACAACAAGAACATCAACTGGGTGCTGCACCACAGCTACCCGTCCGAGGACCCCGCGTCCATCGAGAAGACGCTGACCGGCAAGGGCGTCACGCTGCACGACGGCCTGTCCGCGAAGGAAGCGCTGACCGCGACCCAGGCCGCGATCTGGCACTACAGCGACGCGCGTGACCTCGACACGAAGAACCCGCTCGCCGGCGGCCCCGCCGACGACGCGGCCGACGTGGTCGCCCTCTACGACTACCTGACCGGCGACGCCAACACCGGCATCGACGAGACGAAGCCGGCGCTGAGCATCACCCCGGCGAAGGCGACCGGCGAGGCCGGCTCGAAGATCGGTCCGTTCACTGTCGCCACCAGCGGCAGCGTCACCGACTTCACGAGCAAGCTGCCCGAAGGCGTCAAGGTCGTCGGCGAGAACGGCGAGGAGATCAAGTCCTCGGCGGTCAAGAATGGCACGAAGCTGTTCCTGGACGTCCCGAAGGACGCCAAGCCGGGCACCGCAGAACTGGCCGTGAAGGCGGTCGGAGACGTCAACACCGGTCGCCTGTTCGTGGCGAAGGACTACGCGAACCACCCGGCGCAGTCGCTGATCGTCGCGCAGTCGCAGAAGAGCGCGGTCCAGGCCGCCGCGGTCGGCTCCTGGAGCGAGTCGGCTCCGGTCACCACGGCCCCGGCATCGACGGCTCCGGCCGGCGGCAACTCGGGCCAGACTCCGCTGGCCAACACCGGTGTGAACGCGGCGCTCCCGATCGGGATCGGGGCGGCCCTGGTCATCGCCGGCGGCGCGATGCTGCTGGTCGTCCGGCGTCGTCGCAACGCCTGACTGTCTGACGCGGCCCTGCCGTGCTGAGTCTGTGAAGGGCCCCTTGCGGGAATTCAATTCCCGCAAGGGGCCCTTCGCGGCAAATGCCTCAAAGCCGATCCGCGTCCCGTACGGCGCGCGCGAACTCGGCAGGCGCTTCTTGCGGCACGTTGTGCCCGATCCCGGTCAGCACCCGGTGGTCGTACTTTCCGGAGAACTTCCCCCGATACGCCTTCCCGTCCGCCGCCGCGCCGTCGAAATCGCTGCTGAGCGTGATGGTCGGCTGCGGCAGTATCGGGCCGGTGAACAGCTTCTGCTCCAGCTTGTCGTACTGCGCCTCGCCGGCCGCCAATCCGAGGCGCCACCGGTAGTTGTGCACCACGATCGCCACGTGGTCGGGGTTGGCGAACGACTGGGCGGTCCGCTGGTAGGTAGCGTCGTCGAACGCCCAGCGCGGCGAGACGGTCTTCCAGATCAGTTTGTTGAACTCGTCCCGGTTCCGCGTGTAGCCCAGCACGCCCCGGTCGGTAGCGAAGTAGTACTGATACCACCAGCCCAGCTCCGCGGCGGGCGGCAACGGCTGCTTCTGCGCCTCGACATTGGTGATCAGGTATCCGCTGACCAGCACCTGCGCTTTGACCCGCTCCGGCCACAGCGCGGCAAGCACCGCGGCGGTCCGCGAGCCCCAGTCGAACCCGCCGAGCACCGCTTTCTGGATCTTCAGCGCGTCCATCAGCGCGATGATGTCCGAGGCCACCGCGGACTGCTGCCCGTTGCGCATCGTCGCACCGGACAGGAACGTCGTGGTCCCGTATCCGCGCAGGTAGGGCACGATCACCCGGTACCCGTCCTGTGCGAGCCGCGGCGCGACGTCGACGTAGCTGTGGATGTCGTAGGGCCACCCGTGCAGCAGGATCACCACCGGACCGTCCGCTGGGCCGGCTTCGGCGTAGCCCTGGTTCAGCAACCCGGTCTTGACCTGCTTCAGCGGCCCGAACGAGAGGTGCCCGGCCGGAGCGGGCGGTGGGGCCGCCGCCGTCTGCGCGGAGCACGCGGCGAGCCCGGCCGAAGCCATCCCCGCTGCGACCGCCTGCGTAAACCGTCTCCTGCTGATCATCGGGACCACTCCTGAAGCGCTGTCGAATCTGTCCTTCGACAGTAAGAAGCGGCCCGCGGAAAGCGCGCCCGTCAGATGACGCTGACGCGGTACGTCACCGGTCCAGTGCGTCCCGCAGCTCGGTTCGGGAGGTGATTCCCAGCTTCGGGAAGATCCGGTGCAGGTGCGTGCTCACCGTCCGGTGCGAGAGGTAGAGCTGCTGCCCGATCTCCCGGTTGGTCAGCCCTTCGGCGGCCAGCCGCGCGATGTTCAGCTCGTGTGCGGTGAGATCGGTATACCGGTCGCGCTCCGCCGCCGAGGCGACGGTCTCGCCGGTCGCGCGAAGCTCTCGCGCGGCCCGTTCGCTCCACGCGAGCACGCCCAGCGCGTCGAACGTTTCCTTCGCCGCTCGCAGCAGCGGCCGCGACTCGGCGGCCCGTCGTTGCCGCCGCAGCCATTCGCCGTAGGCCAGTTGCACCCGCCCGCGTTCGAGGGGCCAGCCGGTGAGGTCGGCTTCCAACGCGGTCCGGAAGTTCTCCTCCGAAGAGGACAGCACGGCTCGGGCATAGCGCAGTCCACTGTGGAGCGCGGGGGAAGTCGTCCGGGCGGTTTCCAGGCTCTGCATCAGTTTCTGGCCCTCGTCGACCCGGTCCGCGTGCACTGCCGCTTCCGCCAGCTCGGCGAGGAGGTAGCAGCGCAACCCGAACTGGTACGCCGGATCGGCTGGATCGTGGACCCGCAGCAGAGCGGTTACCGCGTCCGCGTGCCTGCCTTGGCCGAGTGCGACGAGACCGCGGGTCAGCTGCACGGTGGCCAGCACCGGGCGTGCCCCGGCGGCAAGCCCCACCGCTTCCGCTTCCGCGGCAAGCTTTTCCGCCTGCGAGTAGTCCCCGCGCAGTGCGGCGATCTCCGCCTGCACCGCCCGCGCCAGTCCGGAGACGTATGGCTGCCGGGTCTCGTGCCCTAGTTGCCCGGCCTCTTCCGCAGCCACCGATGCTGCCGGGAGGTCACCCAGCCGCGCCAGGCTATACGCCTGCACGCCGAGCGTCCGTGCGAGCAACCCGAGACGGCCTTCGGCGCGCAATCCGGGTTGTGCTCCGGCGGCGAACCGGGCGGCCAGATCGAACGCGCCGACCTGCATCGCCGCGCTGGCAAGAAAACGCAGTACCTGCGGAACGGCACCAGACCGATCGAGATGGCGCAGTGCGGCGATCACGGTGTCCCCGCGCCGAAGCGGGTCGAGATACGCGGCGATGGCGACCATGCGCGGATCGTCGGCGGGAACCGGCAGCCGGTCGGCCACCGCGATCAGCCGTTCCCGGTCCGCTGCCCCGGGTTCGACCCAGAAGCACCGCATCGCAGAACCCCAGAAGATCCGGATGGCCAGGTCCAGGTCGCCGTCCGCGGCCACTTTCGCCGCGAGGTCGGCCAGCTCGCCCGGACCGGCGACGCCCTCGCGGACGCCGTCGTCGAAGCCGGTCGGGAGCCAGGTCGCGAGCGCGCGTTGCCGAGGCGTGAGCGTGACTGCGGCGGCTTCGGCGAGCAGCCGATCTACCGTTTCGCGCTGCCCCGAATCGACGGCCAGCTCGGCCGCGAACAGCAGCCGATCCGCGCGGCGTCTCTGGTTTTCGCTCAACCGCGCCGCTTGTTCCAGCGCCGCGATCGCAGCCGCGACGCCACCCCGGCGGCGCGCCGATCCGGCTGCGGCGTCGAGTTCTTCCGCCACCGCTTCATCGGTGCCGACAGCCGCCGCGGCACGGTGCCAAACCCGGCGTTCCGGTTGTCCGGCAAGGGTTCCGGCTAACGCGTGATGCGCCGCTCGGCGCTGCGCCGCGGTGGCCGCGTTCGCGATCGCGGACCGCATCAGCGGGTGCCGGAAGACCACGTCCGCCGGCCCCGCCTCGACCAGCGAGGCGGCCGGAGCCAGCACCTCGAGGTCGGCGGCGGCCGCCTTGAGCGCTTCCGGCAGCGAGGTGCTGTCGTTGAGTGCGGCGATGAGCAGGCAGCGCCGCGTGGCGGCTGGCAACGCGGCGGCCCGGTCGGCGAACAGCTGCTCCAGCCGCCCGGTGCCGGAGTGGGGCATTTCCTTCAGCGCCAGCGGATTCCCGGCTGCCTCGGCCAGGATCCGAGATCGCTCCGGTCCGGGCAGTGCCGGCGCGATCGCGTCCAGCAGCTCGCCCGCGGGCGCGTCCGGAAGGCGGGGAAGCGTCAGCGAAGGCAGACCGGTGAAAGCGGACGGCGCGTCGTCGCGCTCGGTCAGCAGCAGCAAAACCGGTTCCGAGTCCAGCCGGCGCGCGACGAAGGCCAGGACGTCCCGGCTGGCGGAGTCCAGCCAGTGCGCGTCCTCGACGATCAGGACGAGCGGGTTCTCCGCGACCAGATTCAGCACCGCCAGGCCGACGAGATACGGCTGCGGCGGCTCGCCGTCGCTGAGGCCGAGGGCGGTTCGCAGCGCATCCCGCTGAGCGGCGGGAAGACCGTCCGCCTCCCGGCGGAGCGGGTAGAGCAGTTGATGCAACCCGGCGTAGGGGAGGTGGCGCTCGGACTCCGTACCGACGGCGGTGAGCACTCGCAGCTGAGCCATCGCCAGCGCCGCCGAAGCGTCGGCGAGCAGCGCGCTCTTGCCGATGCCCGCTTCGCCGCGGACGACCAGTGCGCCGCCGCGCTGGCCGATTCCGTCGATCAACTCCGCCAGCTGCTTGCGTTCCAGCTCACGTCCGAAGAGGGCCATCATTCCGCCTGGTCGGCCAACCGGTCTAGTTGACGCAGGTTACCCCGTCCGCGGTGATGTCCGGAGCCGCGTCCGGCCCGGCGGCCTGCACCGGGGCGCCCTGCGTCGGGGCGACCGGTGCGGAGGCCGGGTGCAGGCTGGAGTCGTCGGTGTACTTCTGGCCGAGGTAGACCCGGAAGTGGTTCTTGTCCAGCGTGGTGTCCTGCGCGATCTCCACTCCGCCGAGCTTCTCGGCGAGCTGCTGCGCCTGCTCGCGCGTCCCGCGTCCGTAGTAGACGGTCGAGGTGCGCCGGGTGCTGCTGTTGGTCACCGTGCCGCGCTGGTAGCCGGCCGCCGTGAGCTTGTCGGACACCCGGTTGGCGAGTCCGTCCACTCCGGACGAGTTGCGCACGTCGACCACATAGGACGCCAGTGCCGGATCGCCGGAAGCCGACGAGGGCGGCGCGCTGGACGAAGACGACGAGGGAGCGGACTGGGCGCCGCCGGTCTGCGCGCGGACGAACTGCTGGATCTGCTTCGGGTCCACCTGCACGGCGTCGCCGTCGTTCGGGGTCTTGAGCGTGATGCTCACGACCGGCACGGTGACGAAGTTGATGTCGCCCGCGTTCACCCCGTGCAGCTGCTGGGCGAAACCGAGCAGGTCCCAGTTGGTGTCGACGACGACGGCTTTCTTCACCGCGCCGATCAGATCGTCCAGCTTCCCCGGGTTGGCCAAGGTGCCCGCGGACAGGATGGTCTTGGCCATGCTGGCCATGAACACCTGCTGCCGCTTGATCCGGTCCAGGTCGCCGTTGAGCAGGCCGTGCCGTTGCCGGACGAACTGCAGCGCCTGCGCGCCGGACACGTTCTGCGGCCCGGCCTTGAAGTCCGCGCCCGAGTAGGAGTCGCGCACCGGCTGCTTGAGGCACACCGGCACGCCGCCGACGGCCTGGCTCACGTAGTAGAAGCCGGCCAGGTTGACCGCCGCGTAGTGGGTGATCTTGAGGCCGGTGAGCTCCTGGACGGTCTCGATCGCGGTCTTCGCGCCGGCCTGTGCCGAGTCGTTCTCCAGCTGGGCGCCCGATTCGCCCTGTGCCTTCAGCTTGTTCTTCGCCGCCGTCTGGCCGTAGGTGTAAGCCGAGTTGATCTTGTGCTTGCCGAACTTGTCCGGCAGCTGCACGTACGAGTCGCGCGGGATGGAGAAGGCGGTGATGTTCCCGCCGCCGGCCGGGATGTGCACCACGATCATCGTGTCGGTGGTGTCGCCCCCGTCGTCCGCGCCGCCCGCGTGGAGCTGGTCCAGCACGTCCTGCGGCAGCGGATTGCCCTGCGCGTCGGTGCGCGTGTCGAGGCCGACCATCAGGATGTTCTGCTCGTCCAGCGGCGAGCTCGCGTCGCCGCTGATCACGTCGGACCGGTTCAGGCCGTCGGTGAGCCGGTGCAGCGTCGACCAGGCGTACGCGGTGCCGCCCAGGACGAGCACTGACACGACGGCCAGGGCTACCTGGGCGACGCGAAGCGCACCGGAGGTCTTACGACGCATCGGGTTCCTCTTCCTGCCACGGCCGGTGGTCGAAAGACCCACGGTAGCGGGCGTCTCACCCGGCCGGGTTACCGCTTACCCCAAAGCGCGGCCAGGCTGCCCGCGAAGGCGGACGGACGGTGCACGACCGTGCACCGCCCCGGCTCGACTCTCATTCTACATGTCTGTAGTTTTACTACAGTCGTGTAGTAGTCGAGAGGGGTGCCGGATGGCCCGCGTGCTGATCGTGTCCGCCCGGGTGGGGGCCGGCCACGACGGTGCCGCCAAGGAGCTGGACCGGTGGTTCGCCGGCCGCGGCGCCGAGGTGGTCCGCGCCGATTTCCTGGATCTGCTGCCAGGCCGCACCGGTGAGCTGCTCTGCGGCGCGTATCACCAGCAGCTCAACACCGTGCCGCGCAGCTGGGACTGGCTGCTCAGCGCGCTGGGCACGCCCGTGCTGGCCGGTGCCGCCCGCCGGTTCGCCGGCCTCGCGACGCCCCGGCTGCGGGAACTGCTCGCCGAGGACACCGACGTCGTCGTCTCGACCTACCCGCTGGCCACGCACGCGGTCGCCCGGCTGCGCCGCTCCGGCGAGCTGACCGCGCCGTTGGTCGTCTACCTCACCGATCCGTCGGTCCACCGGCTTTGCGTGAGCTCGGAAGCATCGCTCACCGTCGCGCCCAACGAAACCGCCGCCCGTCAGGCCGAAGCGCTCGGCGCACCGCGCACGCTGGTCTCGCGTCCGCTGGTCGCTCCTGCCTTCCGGCCGTGCACCAGCCTGACCGAACGGATGCGGCTGCGGCTCGAATTCGGTCTGCCCCGAGACGGCGCGCTCGCTCTGGTCGTGGCCGGCTCCTGGGGTGTCGGCCAGATCGGCCAGACCGCCGCCGACCTGCTCGCGACCGGCCAGGTCGAGCCGGTGGTGGTGTGCGGGCGGAACGAGGCGCTGGCCGAACGGCTGCGCGAGGCCGGGCACCGGCACGTGTTCGGCTGGGTCGACCGGATGCCCGAGCTGATGCGCGCGTGCACCGTCGTAGTCCAGAACGCGGGCGGACTGACCACGTCGGAAGCACTCGCGACCGGGCTGCCGGTGCTCACCTATCGCTGCCTGCCGGGACACGGCCGGGCCAACGCGGCGGTGCTGCACGACGACGGGATCGTGCCGTGGGTCCGCTCGCCGCAGGACCTGACGGAGGCACTGGAGTGGCTGTTGCGCCGTCCGGTCGAGGTGGCCGGATGATCCGCGGACTGGCGGCTGCCGCCGTCGCGCACGCGGCCCCGGCGGCGTTGTTCGTGCCGCGGTTGCGCCCGCCTCGGCTTGCCGGGCGCGGTCACCCGAACCACGTCGCTCTCACCTTCGACGACGGCCCCAACCCGAACTCGACCCCGCATTTCCTGAAGGCGCTGGACGAACTCGGCGTCCGCGCCACCTTCTTCGTGCTCGGCCGCGAATTGGCCGCAGCGCCGGAACTGGGCCGGGAAATCGCCGCCGCCGGACACGAACTGGCTGTGCACGGCTGGGACCACCGCTGTTTCCTCCGCCGCTCGCCGAACGCGCTGCATGCCGAACTTCAGCACACCGCCGACCTGATCAATCTGATCACCGGCACCCGGCCGCGCTGGCTGCGTGCCCCGTACGGAGTGTTCAGCGCCAGCGCGCTGGTCTCCGCGCGCCGGCTTGGTCTCCGGCCGGTTCTCTGGAGTACCTGGGGCTTCGACTGGACCAGCCATGCCACTGCGCGCTCGGTCGTCCGCAACGTCTGCCGGAGGCTGGACGGCGGCGGCACGATCCTGCTGCACGATTCCGACGTCGCCGCCGCGCCTGGAGCGTGGCGATCAGCGCTCGGCGCACTCCCGGTGGTGGTGTCCGAGTGCCGGATGCGCGGGTACCAGGTCGGCCCCCTGCGGGACCACCAAGCAGGCGGCCTGCGCCGTCTCGATGCCGGAGTGCAGGTCGGTGGCCGCGTCCAGAGTGCAGACGGCGGACCAGGCGCAGGCGCCGAGAACGACCGCGACAGCAATCGCGGCGAGCGGGCGGCGGCGCGTACCCGCTGACGGCGCGGTCAGCAGGGCGCGCACGCGTTGCGGAACTGGCCCGCCGGTCGCGGCGAGCGCGAGCGAGGGCCGGTGGTTGCCGGCCAGTGCGGCCTTCGCGACTGCGGTGGCGACGAGTTTCCGGTCGCCGACCCGGTCCGCGGCGGCTTCGTCCGCCCAGCGTTCCAGCGAGAAGCGGGCTGCTGAGCCGAGTGGGCGCAGCACCGGGTTGACGGTGGTCGCGACCGTGACGACGGCGGCGAAAACGTGATGCCGCAGCCTCAGGTGCGCGCGCTCGTGGGCCAGCAGCGCCCGGCGTTCTTGGGGCTCCAGCACGGCGAGCATGCCGCTGGACACGGCGATCCGACCGCCGTTCCCGGCGACCGCGAACGCGACCGGCTCCTCTCCGGGCAACAGTACGATGCCCGCCTCGCGCGTGTGCAGATCCAGCTCAGCGTGCACCTTCCGGTGCCAGCGGACGTACTGGATCGCCGTGCGGGTCAACGCTGTCGCGGCCGCGACCAGCGCGAGCCCGCTGACGATCGCCAGCGGCAGGTTCACCGCGTCCGCGCCGCGGAACGCGACCGCGGAGAAGTCGCCGAGTTCGCCGACCAGCGGCAGCTGCGCCAAGCCCGCGGCGGCGAGCACGGCGAGCGTCGCGGTGCTGCCGACGGCCAGCACCAGCGCGGAGCCGGTGAGCAGCCAGCTGCCCAGTCGCGGCGACAGGCGGGGCGCGACCCAGCGCGCCACCGGCCAGGAGGCGAGCGGCAGCAGCAGCGGAGCGAGCAGGTCGAGGTTCACGTCAGCCGCCGTTGCGCAGAAGGTCGCGCAGTACGCGCTCGTCCGATTCGGAAAGGTTCGACACGAACCGGGCGAGCACGCTCGACCGGTCCGCTTCCGCGTCGAGCACCTTGCTCATCCGGCGCGCGGCGAGCCCGGGCTCGTCGTCGGCGGCGCGATAGGTGAACGAGCGGCCCTGCTTCTCCCGGGTGGCCACGCCCTTCTCGAACAGCCGGGACAGGATGGTGACCACGGTCGTGTAGGCCAGTCCGTCGCCGAGCCGCTTTTGCACGTCGGCCGCCGACATCGGCTCGCCGGATTCCCACAGCACCGCCAGCACCTCGGCCTCCAGCTCGCCGGGCGCACGCCGGGTCCCCTCGCCTTTCCGCATGGGGGAAATTCTACCTGCCTGTCGAAGCCGCTCGGCTCGCTACTACGTTCATGTAGAATTTCGACAGATATGTAGTAGAAGGAGGGGCATGGGGAGCCTGCTTGACCCGAAATTGCTGCTGGCGACGTTCGGTCCGCTCGGCGTTTTCGCGGTGATGTTCGCCGAGACCGGCCTGCTCGTAGGGTTCTTCCTGCCCGGCGACTCGCTGCTGTTCACAGCGGGCGTGCTCGCCGCGTCGGCCAAGCTGCACCTCTCGCTGCCGGTGGTCATCGTCGCCGCGGCTGCGGGCGCGCTGCTCGGCGCGCAGACTGGCTATGTGCTCGGAAAACGCGGCGGCAGCGCATTGCTCACGCGGGTGCGCAACAAACACCTGCACCAGGGCGTCGCGCGCGGTTCAGAACTGCTCACCCGGTACGGACTGGGCAAGGCGGTGGTGCTGGCGCGGTTCATTCCGGTCGTCCGCACCGTGCTGAACCCGCTCGCCGGCATCGCCGGGATGCCCGCCGCGCGGTTCGCGCTGTGGCAGGTGCTCGGCGGTTTGCTCTGGACGGTCGGGGTCACCCTCGCCGGGTACGCGCTGGGCGCGTCGGTGCCGAACATCGACACCTATCTGCTGCCGATCATCGCCCTGGTGGTGTTGGCGTCGCTGAGCCCGCTGCTGATCG
This sequence is a window from Amycolatopsis benzoatilytica AK 16/65. Protein-coding genes within it:
- a CDS encoding MFS transporter; the protein is MNSVEAPGRQRWLRLIPIVFVTYSLAYLDRSNFSIATAGGMAQELHLTSATSGRIASSFFLGYFLLQVPGVLYADRRSVRSLIFWSVLAWGVLATAQGLLSSVPVLIAVRFLLGAVEAAVLPALVVLLARWFTKAERGRANAFLILGNPVTVMWLSALSGYLIEATSWRGMFIVEGVPALIWAFVFRAQVRDRPADTPWLDPASRAVVERAIAEEQAQLPKPAARPVRDVLRSKAVLVLSAQYLLWSIGVYGFVFWLPSIVKAGSSAGIGATGLLSAIPYAFAVVGMLVNSRGSDRSGARRRYVWPWLLGGAVAFYGSYLLGQHHFWWAFVLLAIAAVALYAPYGPFFAMISELLPQRTAAVAVAVVNAAGALGGFLGTYLVGWLENATGSTAAAFLMLAGTMAAAAVLVLAVPVKAPGPVAAEVSVKAKERRV
- a CDS encoding 2-hydroxyacid dehydrogenase, which gives rise to MTARVLVPWSDISVPVGLDAMVWDGRGAPPDGLSDVEFYVLPYDQGAEPAKLISQLPSLRAVQTLSAGYDNLLALVPEGVRLANGRGLHDLSVAEHTLALILASQRYFPRWFAQQRSGSWDRAHTRSLADCRVLLVGYGSIGQAIERYLVAGEAEVVRVASTAREGVHGIAELPELLPAADIVVLVLPDTPQTRGLFGAEQLALLPDSALVVNVGRGTAVDTAALTAEVAAGRLRAALDVVDPEPLPAEHPLWTLDGAIVTPHIAGGSDSFYPRAKRLAERQLAHYAKGEPLENVVN
- a CDS encoding thioester domain-containing protein; protein product: MHGRSILVRGGAATIAAAAALMIAAPASFADDTPQARSGAAAGTVVHGGASGYGVNMVGGKDALQTTLFNLQLADGGISKMYCVQVDVSTTFGEEMTEHAWNDYPDPKSPFRKNNKNINWVLHHSYPSEDPASIEKTLTGKGVTLHDGLSAKEALTATQAAIWHYSDARDLDTKNPLAGGPADDAADVVALYDYLTGDANTGIDETKPALSITPAKATGEAGSKIGPFTVATSGSVTDFTSKLPEGVKVVGENGEEIKSSAVKNGTKLFLDVPKDAKPGTAELAVKAVGDVNTGRLFVAKDYANHPAQSLIVAQSQKSAVQAAAVGSWSESAPVTTAPASTAPAGGNSGQTPLANTGVNAALPIGIGAALVIAGGAMLLVVRRRRNA
- a CDS encoding alpha/beta fold hydrolase codes for the protein MISRRRFTQAVAAGMASAGLAACSAQTAAAPPPAPAGHLSFGPLKQVKTGLLNQGYAEAGPADGPVVILLHGWPYDIHSYVDVAPRLAQDGYRVIVPYLRGYGTTTFLSGATMRNGQQSAVASDIIALMDALKIQKAVLGGFDWGSRTAAVLAALWPERVKAQVLVSGYLITNVEAQKQPLPPAAELGWWYQYYFATDRGVLGYTRNRDEFNKLIWKTVSPRWAFDDATYQRTAQSFANPDHVAIVVHNYRWRLGLAAGEAQYDKLEQKLFTGPILPQPTITLSSDFDGAAADGKAYRGKFSGKYDHRVLTGIGHNVPQEAPAEFARAVRDADRL
- a CDS encoding AAA family ATPase, with the translated sequence MALFGRELERKQLAELIDGIGQRGGALVVRGEAGIGKSALLADASAALAMAQLRVLTAVGTESERHLPYAGLHQLLYPLRREADGLPAAQRDALRTALGLSDGEPPQPYLVGLAVLNLVAENPLVLIVEDAHWLDSASRDVLAFVARRLDSEPVLLLLTERDDAPSAFTGLPSLTLPRLPDAPAGELLDAIAPALPGPERSRILAEAAGNPLALKEMPHSGTGRLEQLFADRAAALPAATRRCLLIAALNDSTSLPEALKAAAADLEVLAPAASLVEAGPADVVFRHPLMRSAIANAATAAQRRAAHHALAGTLAGQPERRVWHRAAAAVGTDEAVAEELDAAAGSARRRGGVAAAIAALEQAARLSENQRRRADRLLFAAELAVDSGQRETVDRLLAEAAAVTLTPRQRALATWLPTGFDDGVREGVAGPGELADLAAKVAADGDLDLAIRIFWGSAMRCFWVEPGAADRERLIAVADRLPVPADDPRMVAIAAYLDPLRRGDTVIAALRHLDRSGAVPQVLRFLASAAMQVGAFDLAARFAAGAQPGLRAEGRLGLLARTLGVQAYSLARLGDLPAASVAAEEAGQLGHETRQPYVSGLARAVQAEIAALRGDYSQAEKLAAEAEAVGLAAGARPVLATVQLTRGLVALGQGRHADAVTALLRVHDPADPAYQFGLRCYLLAELAEAAVHADRVDEGQKLMQSLETARTTSPALHSGLRYARAVLSSSEENFRTALEADLTGWPLERGRVQLAYGEWLRRQRRAAESRPLLRAAKETFDALGVLAWSERAARELRATGETVASAAERDRYTDLTAHELNIARLAAEGLTNREIGQQLYLSHRTVSTHLHRIFPKLGITSRTELRDALDR
- a CDS encoding LCP family protein, whose product is MRRKTSGALRVAQVALAVVSVLVLGGTAYAWSTLHRLTDGLNRSDVISGDASSPLDEQNILMVGLDTRTDAQGNPLPQDVLDQLHAGGADDGGDTTDTMIVVHIPAGGGNITAFSIPRDSYVQLPDKFGKHKINSAYTYGQTAAKNKLKAQGESGAQLENDSAQAGAKTAIETVQELTGLKITHYAAVNLAGFYYVSQAVGGVPVCLKQPVRDSYSGADFKAGPQNVSGAQALQFVRQRHGLLNGDLDRIKRQQVFMASMAKTILSAGTLANPGKLDDLIGAVKKAVVVDTNWDLLGFAQQLHGVNAGDINFVTVPVVSITLKTPNDGDAVQVDPKQIQQFVRAQTGGAQSAPSSSSSSAPPSSASGDPALASYVVDVRNSSGVDGLANRVSDKLTAAGYQRGTVTNSSTRRTSTVYYGRGTREQAQQLAEKLGGVEIAQDTTLDKNHFRVYLGQKYTDDSSLHPASAPVAPTQGAPVQAAGPDAAPDITADGVTCVN
- a CDS encoding glycosyltransferase, whose translation is MARVLIVSARVGAGHDGAAKELDRWFAGRGAEVVRADFLDLLPGRTGELLCGAYHQQLNTVPRSWDWLLSALGTPVLAGAARRFAGLATPRLRELLAEDTDVVVSTYPLATHAVARLRRSGELTAPLVVYLTDPSVHRLCVSSEASLTVAPNETAARQAEALGAPRTLVSRPLVAPAFRPCTSLTERMRLRLEFGLPRDGALALVVAGSWGVGQIGQTAADLLATGQVEPVVVCGRNEALAERLREAGHRHVFGWVDRMPELMRACTVVVQNAGGLTTSEALATGLPVLTYRCLPGHGRANAAVLHDDGIVPWVRSPQDLTEALEWLLRRPVEVAG